CCCGAGCCGGATAGTCCGGTAACGACAGTTAGCCGCCGCTTCGGAATCGCCACATCGATCTCCTTCAGATTCCGCTCCGTCACTCCATACAGACGAATATACTCGACGTCATTCATATAGGGTTTCCCTCCGACAACTAAGAATAGCTTAAGCCTACCATCCAACTATGACACAACATGTCGTAGTCGCTCCTATCGTATAGCTCTAAGCGCTTCCAACTGAACAGATTGCCGGAGGTGTACGTCTGCTATTATGCGGATGCAGCTCACATCGGTAATGATCGCCTACTTCTTATACCGCGCGTCATAAGCTTGCTGCAGTATCTCCAGGTACCGCTTGACGTTCATGTTGTTCAGCTCATTCACATAGCTGTCCCAGCCCTTGCTCAAGTCCGCCTCACCCATGACGAATTGGACGAGCATCGTGTCCACATAATCTTGAATCGTCTTCTGCAGGCCAAGCAGCTCGGACGATTGCTCCTCGTTGAAGACGAGCGGCGGTACCATGACCGCTTCGTTACGGAACGGCTCGTACCCCTTCGTCGACGAATGGAGTACATACTCTACATTATTCTCCGGATCATCGATCGCTTCCCCTACCCGGAATTTCACCGTACGATTCGTCGGGTTCGCCTGATTCCAGTACGCGTTCTTCGACTCGCTGACGTTCTTCAGCCGCACGTATTCCGCCTGACCTCCCTCAAGCCCCTTCTCGCCCTCCTTCGCCTTCCTCCAATCTTGCCCTTCAACCCCGAACAGGGAGAACATCTGGACCTCCGGATCATAGAAGGCGTCTGCCAGACGGACCGCCACATCGGGATGCTTCGTCGTCGCACTGATGACCAGTCGTCCGCTGACGATTCCGTTCGTGTTCTGTGTATTCACATATTGCGCACCGCCTGGACCCTTAAGCGGAGGAACAACGACATAATCCTTCCAGCGCGTCTTGTCGAATACTTGCAGCGGACTTCCGTTCGGTACAGCACCGAGCACGACGACGTCCTTGTTGTTGCCGAGCTGCTTGAGCTGGTCACCATCCTGAACGAACGACTGCGCGTTAATCAGCCCTTCGTCGTACAGCTTCTTCAGATAGGCGACACCCTCCTTGTAATTCGGCGACAAGAAGGCAGGCTCAATCTTACCGTTGTTTAAATATACTCGCTTCGTTGCATCTCCGTTAATGACATCATAGTACACAAAGGCATTCATCAGGAACCCCTCGATCGAAGCGTTCCAGCCCTTCGGGGAGCCCGACAGCGGTATCTCATCAGCCTTGCCGTTACCGTTCGGGTCCTTCGTCTTGAACGCCTTCAGCACCTCGTAGAACTCCTCTGTCGTCTGAGGCACCTGCAGTCCGAGCTGATCGAGCCAAGGCTTGTAGATCCACATTTTGCCCGAATAGGAGCAGTGGAAGCACTCGTTAACCTCCGGCATCGTATAGATATGTCCGTTGTTGGACGTGATGAACGGCTTCACATTCTTCTGCTTGCTGAAGATGTCCTTCGTATTCACGGCATGCTTCTCAATGAAATCCTCCAGCGGCAGGAACACGCCCTGACTTCCGTATATTTCCAGTTGGGCCGGAGTAACGCCCATGTTCAGGAAGATGTCCGGATACGAGCCGCTTGCCAGCGTCAGGTTCAGCTTCTCCTTCATGTTCGATTCCGGAACGGTCTCCCACTCCAGATGAACATTCGTCTTCTCCTCCAGCCACTTCGTAAAAGCATTCGTCCGGTAATCGTCAACGCCCGGCCTTAACGCGGCCAGCACCTTCAGCGTCACCTTCTCCTTCACGATCGGATACGTACCTGGAGCGGTCAGATTGTCGTTCACTTCGTTCGCCGTACTGCCTTCCGGACTTGTGCCCTGGGACGTGCAGGCGGTCAGCAGCAGGCTCGTCGCCAGCGCGGCCATTGCGTATTTTTTCAAGACCATGTGTGTATGCCTCCCCTAATTGTCATTCGAATTATAGCTTGGTGCTGCCTTCGGATATTCACCTCCCTGCCAGAGTCTAGCACCGTTAGGGCCTATTCCTTCAACGAACCGATCATGACGCCCTTGACAAAATATTTCTGCACGAACGGATAGATCATCAGCACAGGTCCCGCGGCAACGACGATGAGCGAATATTTCAATAGCTGCCTGAGCGCATCCTTCTCCGCCAGCTCGGTGGCGTCGGCCATCATGCTCATGTCCACCTTGTTCTGAATCAAGATGTCCTTCAGGACGATCTGCAGCGGGTATAGCGACTGATCCTTCAAATATATCAGCGCGTTGAAGTATTGGTTCCAGTGGCCCACCGCATAGAACAGGCTGATGACAGCGATGATCGGGGCGGAGAGCGGCAGCACAATTTTCCATAAGAATCGAAGATCGTTGCACCCGTCCATCTGAGCCGCCTCCAGCAGCTCATTCGAGATCGTCACACGGAAGTAGGTACGGGTGATGATGACGTTCCAGACGCTAAGCGCAGCTGGAATAAGGAGTGCCCAGCGCGTGTCGAGCAGGCCCAGATCCTTGACCAGCAAGTACCTCGGGATGAGGCCGCCGTCGAACATCATCGTGAATACGAACAGGAACATGAACAGCTTGCCAGCGTAGAAATCCTTGCGCGACAGTGGGTACGCGGCCATCAGCGTCAGCACGACGTTGAAGACGGTTCCAACAATCATGTAGTAGAACGAATTCAGAACCGAGGTGACGATCAGATTATGCTTGACAATCGCGGCATAGCCTTCGAGCGTCGGGTCAACGGGCCATAGCCATACCTTGCCCGAGAGGATCGCTGAGCTGTCGCTGAAGGAAGCGCTGACAATATAGATGAGCGGATACAGCGTACTGATGAGCGCTACGGTTAAGAGCGTGCCGTTCATCCAGTTGAACAGCCGGTCCTCGCGTGTATCCTTGATGGACAATGAGTGTGTATCGGTGTGCATCGTATTCCTCCTACCATAGACTTTCTTTGCCGACTCTGCGTGCGAGCTGGTTGACCGTGACGAGCAGAATCAGGTTGACGACGGACTTGAATAGGCCGATAGCCGCGGCGTAGGAGAAGTTCAGTCCGTCGGAGATGAGGCCAACCTTGTACACGTACGTATCAATGACCTCAGAGGTCAGCACGTTGACCGGATTCTGCATCAGGTATACCTTCTCGAAGCCGGTCTGCAGCAGATTGCCCATCGACAGAATGAGCATGATCGTCATAACGGGCATAATGCTCGGCAGATCGATGTGCCAGATACGGTGCCACTTGTTCGCCCCGTCGACAACAGCAGCCTCGTGCAGCGTCGGTGAGACGCCTGCGAGCGCTGCGAGATAGATGATGCAGCCCCAGCCGGCGTTCTGCCAGATGTCAGAGAACACATAGATCGATTGGAACAGCTCGGGCCGTGCCATGAAGTGAATCGGCTCATAGCCGAGCAGCTTCATGAATTGGTTGATCAGCCCGGTGCGCGGGTCAAGAAACTGCAGCAGCATCCCGACCATCACGACGGTAGAGATGAAGTGCGGCGCATACGTGACGAGCTGTACCAGCTTCTTGAAGCTCGCGTGACGGGCGTAGTTGAGACAGAGCGCGAGAATGATCGGCACCGGGAACCCGACGACGAGCTGGTAAGCCGCCAGTCCAATCGTATTCTTCAGCACCTTCCAGAAATCATACGAGCCGACAAACCGCAGCATATGCTTCAGACCTACCCATTCACTGCCCACAATTCCCTTCACGGGAATGAAGTTCTTGAACGCAATCTGCGCACCGTACATCGGATAATACTGGAACACGAGGATGTACAGGAGCGGTAGCAGGAACAGCAGCAGGAGCTGTCGGCTCTTCATGAACCGTCTATAATGGTCCCGCCATCGCGGCATGGCGTCGGTGCGGACAGCCGCGTCTTGCGTTTGTGAAGCCGTTTTCAATTGTGACCTTCCCCTTTCGTTCAGCAAGTCGTTCTGCAAGCTGGTTGAGATGCTCTAACCTTACGGGATGGTGTCGAGAAGTACAATCTGCAAGTGCTTACACAGTATGCAATAGGCCGAAACCGCTATCATGCAATCGATTATTCATTATTCCTTTTCACGAAAAAGCTGCTGCAACGCGCACCGCACACAGCTCCTAGCGCGTTGTAAGGCCGGACAGCTGACCTCGAACGCCTTATGCGCCCTACGCGAACGCATTGCGGTAGCTTGTCGGCGTCACGCCGTGGATGCGCTTGAAGGCGCGGCTGAACGAATTCAGCGAGGTGAAGCCGACTCTCCCCGCAATCACCTCAATCCCAAGACTCGTATGCACGAGCAGCTCCTTGGCCGCACTCATTCTGCGCATGTTCAAGTAATCGGAGAAGGGCAGTCCGGTATATTCCTTAATCAACAGCGACAGATACGTCTCCGATATCTGAAATCGGCCGGACAGCAGCGCAAGGCAAAGCCCACTGTCACCGTAGTGCTCATCCAAATAAGCGACGGCCTCCATGATAAGCTCCTGATTGCGCTGACGCTTACGGTCATTGACCTGCTCCCCTGCCTCGAGGAGAAGCTCCGTTAGCTGTCTGAAGCAAGACTCTGCCTCCTGCAGGGTGCCGGGAGGAGACAGATGAGGTGCCAGCAGCAGAGTGCCGGCCTCCTCCGCAGGCTGCCGCTCCTCCTGCTCGCTCTGCTTCATGACGGTGCCCATCAGCTCGCATACAAACAGTCGCAGCACCGGGAAGACGAGAGAGCGCTGGCGGAAATTCTCCTCATACAGCAGCTCAATCGTCTTCTTCAGCTCGTCAAGACTACCGCTTCGCACATAATTAAGCAGCCTCTGCTCCAGCTCGAACGGGTAATAATACGTCATCGGGCTGCGAGGCAGCCGTTCATAATGCATGATTGAGGTGTCCTCTGTCACGGCGAACGTCACGGCGCAGGCTGCCTCCTGATACGAGGCCGAGACCTCCAGCAGTGACGTATAAGCCCGGCCAAGACCGATCTGCAACGTATTGGCATAACGTTCGCTGAATTGCTCCTTCACCTGCTGGAGCGTCTCCTCTAGCTGCTCCATCCATGCTGCTGCCTGGTCACCTTCGAGACTGTACAGCACCGTGAGCTCATTCTCCGCGGTCTCGAGCATATAAGGCGTAGCCACTGCGGCTCCCTCAAGCAGCTCTCTAAGACCCGCCTTCTCCCGATCAAGCCGTCCCCATGCGCTCTCATCCATCGTATCGAGGATGTAGCGAATCTGCACAACCGCACACCTATGCAGTGAGCCGTCGAGCCTTATGCCCACATGCTGCTTCAACGAATCGAGACTGGACTGACTCGTGAAGGAGCCGTCGAACAGACGCTGCAGGAACGCAGCCTGCAAGAGCGGCCTCTGCAATTCGATGCTGCGGTGCAGGCTCTCGTTATGCAGCTCGAGCTGGAAGACGGTCTGCGTCAGCTTCTTCATCGGCTTGCTGTTGCGGTAGGCGAACATTCCGGAGACGATTCCTCCAAGAGCGAGCATGACCGTCAAGATCGAGGAGAACAGCTGTCTAAGATCGTGAACCTTGCTCAGTACGACGTGGCGCGGCTGTATGGCGACCAGCTTCCAGCTGCCGTTCTCCAGCGCGATAGACGTCTTCAGCAGCTGCCTTCCCTCCTGCTCCTGCTCACGTGCAAGATCGGCTGGCGTGAGCTCTTCAGCATCCGATTGTCCGGTCACAGCTAATATGACCTCACCGCGCTCGTTCATCACGTACACATACCCTCCGCCCTCAAGATCGATTCGGCTCAGCGCCTGCTTCATCGGCGTGCTGTCCAGCATGAGCACGAGATGCGACAAGTAATGATTCGGATAGCCAATCGAATGCACATACGGAATGAGACGCTGCTCGCCATTATTCGTCCGCAGCACCCGCTCCGTCATCACCTCCCGGAAGTAGTAGCGGTCGGGCATACTCGCAATGAAGTCCAGCGTCGATGACACCGGCAGCAGAGTCTCGCCGTTAGTATCCAGAATGGCATGACGGTCGGAGGTGACGACCAGACGGCTTCCCGGATAATACACATAGTAGCCTTGAATGGATGAGGTGAGCACGGCATAGCTCTTCAGCTGCTTCTCGAGCTCGAGGAGGCGCGAGATCTGACTTGACTGGTAAGGCTCCTGCACATATTGCATGGCGAGCACCTTCGGATCATTGCTCAAGGAGACGGCCAGCTGATACGTCTGGGCCAGCTGACGGTCCAGCTGCTGCTTGGCCAGCTCGAGAATGGCCCGGTTGCGGTTCATCACCTCCTCCTGCACCGTCTCAATCGTCTGCCTGTACATCATCCAGGCGATGAGAGCCGAGAGCAGCAGCACGCACAAGTACGGGAGCAGGAAGCTGAGCGCGATCCATCGACGCGGAAGCTGTACATGCACATGAATCCCCCCTTTTAATGTGTAAGCGCAATCATATTATAGGTTGCTAAACAAGTCAGTAGGTGTCAAAGAGCAGCCCTCCTGTCGAAAGCTGCTCTCTTGACTTGATCTATTCCAATCAATCCATCCCAATACGGAAGCCAACTGGATAAGGCGTCCGGGTCATCGAGGCGAGCTCGATATGCAGCCCTTCTGCCGTCCTGCTCCAATCCAATTCGCGGTCATCGCCCAGAAGACGGATGCTCGTAATCGTGCTCTGATAATGCTTGGAGCCTTCAGCGAGCGCTCGGATCGTCAGCGTGCCGGACTCCGGCAGCTTCAGCGCGTAGGCGTACAGCACGCCATTCTTGAACGTGAACCGGATGTCCTCTGTCGTGTACGGACTGCGCTTCGACTCGGTATGCATCCCCTCGTCCATCTGCGTCGGACCTTCACCGTATATTTTCCAATGACGGGTATCATAGATGCCTTCGCCATTCGCCTCCAGCCACTTCCCGATTGCCAGCAGAATCGCCTCGTCCTCCTCGGGAATGGTGCCATCGGCCTTAGGACCAACATTCAACAGCAGGCAGCCGTTCTTGCTGACGATATCGACCAGATCACAGACGAGCTCGACCGGGTCCTTATAGCTGTTATTGATGCTGTGCGACCACGAATTACGCGCGACCGAGGTGTCA
Above is a genomic segment from Paenibacillus sp. YYML68 containing:
- a CDS encoding ABC transporter substrate-binding protein; the protein is MVLKKYAMAALATSLLLTACTSQGTSPEGSTANEVNDNLTAPGTYPIVKEKVTLKVLAALRPGVDDYRTNAFTKWLEEKTNVHLEWETVPESNMKEKLNLTLASGSYPDIFLNMGVTPAQLEIYGSQGVFLPLEDFIEKHAVNTKDIFSKQKNVKPFITSNNGHIYTMPEVNECFHCSYSGKMWIYKPWLDQLGLQVPQTTEEFYEVLKAFKTKDPNGNGKADEIPLSGSPKGWNASIEGFLMNAFVYYDVINGDATKRVYLNNGKIEPAFLSPNYKEGVAYLKKLYDEGLINAQSFVQDGDQLKQLGNNKDVVVLGAVPNGSPLQVFDKTRWKDYVVVPPLKGPGGAQYVNTQNTNGIVSGRLVISATTKHPDVAVRLADAFYDPEVQMFSLFGVEGQDWRKAKEGEKGLEGGQAEYVRLKNVSESKNAYWNQANPTNRTVKFRVGEAIDDPENNVEYVLHSSTKGYEPFRNEAVMVPPLVFNEEQSSELLGLQKTIQDYVDTMLVQFVMGEADLSKGWDSYVNELNNMNVKRYLEILQQAYDARYKK
- a CDS encoding carbohydrate ABC transporter permease, with protein sequence MHTDTHSLSIKDTREDRLFNWMNGTLLTVALISTLYPLIYIVSASFSDSSAILSGKVWLWPVDPTLEGYAAIVKHNLIVTSVLNSFYYMIVGTVFNVVLTLMAAYPLSRKDFYAGKLFMFLFVFTMMFDGGLIPRYLLVKDLGLLDTRWALLIPAALSVWNVIITRTYFRVTISNELLEAAQMDGCNDLRFLWKIVLPLSAPIIAVISLFYAVGHWNQYFNALIYLKDQSLYPLQIVLKDILIQNKVDMSMMADATELAEKDALRQLLKYSLIVVAAGPVLMIYPFVQKYFVKGVMIGSLKE
- a CDS encoding ABC transporter permease; translated protein: MPRWRDHYRRFMKSRQLLLLFLLPLLYILVFQYYPMYGAQIAFKNFIPVKGIVGSEWVGLKHMLRFVGSYDFWKVLKNTIGLAAYQLVVGFPVPIILALCLNYARHASFKKLVQLVTYAPHFISTVVMVGMLLQFLDPRTGLINQFMKLLGYEPIHFMARPELFQSIYVFSDIWQNAGWGCIIYLAALAGVSPTLHEAAVVDGANKWHRIWHIDLPSIMPVMTIMLILSMGNLLQTGFEKVYLMQNPVNVLTSEVIDTYVYKVGLISDGLNFSYAAAIGLFKSVVNLILLVTVNQLARRVGKESLW
- a CDS encoding helix-turn-helix domain-containing protein; translation: MHVQLPRRWIALSFLLPYLCVLLLSALIAWMMYRQTIETVQEEVMNRNRAILELAKQQLDRQLAQTYQLAVSLSNDPKVLAMQYVQEPYQSSQISRLLELEKQLKSYAVLTSSIQGYYVYYPGSRLVVTSDRHAILDTNGETLLPVSSTLDFIASMPDRYYFREVMTERVLRTNNGEQRLIPYVHSIGYPNHYLSHLVLMLDSTPMKQALSRIDLEGGGYVYVMNERGEVILAVTGQSDAEELTPADLAREQEQEGRQLLKTSIALENGSWKLVAIQPRHVVLSKVHDLRQLFSSILTVMLALGGIVSGMFAYRNSKPMKKLTQTVFQLELHNESLHRSIELQRPLLQAAFLQRLFDGSFTSQSSLDSLKQHVGIRLDGSLHRCAVVQIRYILDTMDESAWGRLDREKAGLRELLEGAAVATPYMLETAENELTVLYSLEGDQAAAWMEQLEETLQQVKEQFSERYANTLQIGLGRAYTSLLEVSASYQEAACAVTFAVTEDTSIMHYERLPRSPMTYYYPFELEQRLLNYVRSGSLDELKKTIELLYEENFRQRSLVFPVLRLFVCELMGTVMKQSEQEERQPAEEAGTLLLAPHLSPPGTLQEAESCFRQLTELLLEAGEQVNDRKRQRNQELIMEAVAYLDEHYGDSGLCLALLSGRFQISETYLSLLIKEYTGLPFSDYLNMRRMSAAKELLVHTSLGIEVIAGRVGFTSLNSFSRAFKRIHGVTPTSYRNAFA